The segment AATGCACTAGGACAGTTTGCAGTTCCCTGCAAACAGAGCTGAGGCCTGTTGAGAGTATGGAAGGGAAGAGGCTGACATTTAAGTGTTTTGAAGGAATTGCTTTTCATCTGTGCTGCACCACTGGCTACACCCTTCTAAGGCATTTCAGCACTTAGGACCTCATCCTGCCAAGTCTCAGCTTTCTGGATTGCCAGCTGTCTCACTGCAATCACTGGGACAATTCACAAAACTATTCAGACTAGAGCCTTTACTTGCATGTTGAATCACTCAGCAGTACCCAACAACTTATAAACAAATACACATCAGTACAAATATGTGCATATTGCTGTTCAAACAGCCTTGTTCCCTAAGAAACACTTCTTATGAGAGGTGTCAATCTCCACAAAAGGGACAGGAATCAAAACTCAAGAAATGAATTGGCCAAGGCAGTCAAATGCTGTTTACACCAATTTTTATTACAGATTTTGACATTTTGTGATTATTGCCTGACAAAAGGCTGATTGCCTCCAGACTAATTGGACCAAATGGGACAAATGGGAACACAGAAGCAATGTGAAGCTGAAGGGCATTTTGTTCTTCATCTACCACTGTTCCAGCAGGGACCCAAACAAACCACAGCTCCTGATGGAGGTTTAACACACTGACAGTCCTCCTTGGAGAGACGATGTCATGCACACCCATTCTCACTGTGCAGGAAGGAAATTCGCACTGCAGACAGCTCCAAGATGCATGTTTGGTAATATCCCAACTCTCTTCATTTCATCCCAGCCCAGGAGACCCACACAGGTATCAGACTGAAGGACTGGGAATACCCAAGAATCCCCAGTACTCCCAGTAGCTACAGCCAGAGAAGCATTACCTGCACACCCAGGCAGTTCGTGAGATTCCAGAGTTTTCCACAGCTTAAGGACTTTGATTAACTCAAACGCTTTTATTTAAACACTGCACAGATGAAGTTCCCTCCCCACAGACACACATACACCCCCCCAGGTGCCAGCAGTACTACTGATGCTGCTTTTCTATGTGAACCCTAAGTTTCTGGAAATCTTCACAAAAAGGTGTTAGCTCTACCTACCTTGAGTGGATAGTTACATCCTACCAGGATGAAAACTGCTGGACCCAGGAGCATCATCTGCCCTCTACCCAGTTCCACAGAGAATTCCATGCTTTGGTCAGGTGAGATGTTACACAACCAGAACCACTCACCAATAGCACTTTCAAACCAATGTTCACTGAGGTTTCCATACTGAAGAGCACCTGTTCAGGGTGGGTTTGTGTCGCAGAATATACTGCTGCTACTGTGATCAAACTTAAAGCTCAAGTTCCTTACAACTTAaggaagcaaatgaaaaacaaagaagcatCTACAAAACACTGACAAGGGTGTATTCCAAAACCAATCATATTGAGGAATCAGCAAAAGTAGATAAAAGAGCAGAGGAGAATTGCTTCTTGagttttatttcatcttttgcACCTACCCAAAATGGTGCCTCTATTTCCTGGCAGCAACTCATTTCTCAAAACATAGTTTGGAGAAAGCACAGCACCAAGGCCTGAGTCAGTCCCAGCCCATTTGCCACCACTCAAATTGTTTTACCTTGGTCTCACTGAGGAAAACTGGAAAGCCCAGGCTCTCAGCAGAACAAGCACTAAAAAGGAAAGGCCACTGCCTAAGCAAGGCTGTTCCTCCACGGACACAGCACAATGTCAGGCACCAAGCAGAGAACATGTCAGAGTGGTGATTTACAGCACACTGCACGATGAAACACAAGCTCTTCAGAAATCCACAGCAGCACGATCAAAAGCCACCTAAATCCTCCTGGGTTTGTTGTGCTTACATTTTTAAACTCACTGGTTGGAAGAGTTACTCTAAGATTtaagatttccttttttcaaggcaaactaaagaaataaaaatgtgacagAGGTATGAAAGGGTTTCACTGCAGGTAAAATTTAAGTAGTGTGAAGTGTTTAAAGATAGATCAGTCACAGTATTTATTCTGTGATCAATTTATAGAATACAGATTGCATTTGAGATTGGACAGGATTACACTCTgattctaaaaaaaatatactaaaaaCTCACCTGTTCCTTTCAATCTGAGATTCAGTTTGGTCACTGAAGGGTAAGAATGAAACATTTATATGTTCTGAAAAGTTTATGTCAAAATCTGAACTAGTATTTCAACAGCCTGGTTCATATACACTGTACCTCTAAGGACCAGTAAGTGCATTAgcttctgcaggaaaagaaaataattttaggtCTCTTCTTCTACCAAGTGCAATTTCAAGaatgtaattatatttttaaatccaagCATTCCCCTAATCTAGGGTCAGAACATTGCTTTGCTTAGCATATCAAGGTGAAGttactttttgtttctgtgttccTTAAATTAAAAGTGAAGTGCTGATGGTAGTCCTCTGTCTTGAAACAAAAGACAATCCACACTCTTCTCAGTGTGACCAACAGGTGAGTTGGATTATTCAGAACAAGCAACCATCTGATCCCGAAACAATCCTTTACTGTGGGATGACCAAACTTTTCTGGGCAGCACGTGTCCTACTGCATATCTTTTATGGAATATCCAAAAGCAACAGTGAATTATTTAATACCAAAATAATCACTCTAAGGAAGCTGAGAAGACAGCAATTTCTACTTTTACAAGCCAGAGAGATGACTgtttcttcagtattttattcAACAAGCACATCAGCAAatgaaaattccaggaaaatctACACACAGCTTCCTAGAAATAACAGTGCATGCTTCACTCCTTAGTTACCTTTAACCATCTGGTTTTCATATTCCCCAAGCAGCTTATCCAGGCTTTCTTCCCCCCTCTGTGATTTTCCCATTTtgattaatttaataaataatggACTGCACAGGCGATCCTGGAGAAAAATCCAcatctcagctctgctgcacaaCTAAGTTCACTGGATGTCATCGTCATCAAAGAGATCTTCAAAATCTAGTCaggaaaacaagacaaaaatcaACCTCAGGAGTTGCAGTGTTACAAATGCACATGCAAGTACAGTATTTGTTCCTTGGATTaaggacagaaataaagaatgaCTTCTCTGAATGAATTCAGAGAGTGAGAGTTACTGCACACCATCAGTTATTAGAAATGTAGCATCAGGGTGATGAATTTGCAGATTAACAAATTGGGATTTGTGTTAAATACCTCTTCCCCCAAACCATCTAATTGTTTTAAAGGTGTCAATAACATTTGTCTCAGAACACATCTCCCAGTAGTGAAATGGTTCCAGTCACATTTGGAATTACTCCTAACCACTCAGCCTTGCATCTTCTCTGTATACTGAACATTAACTATTCACCTAACTGAACACAGTGTTTATTCTTATAGAAGGCAATTTACAAGAACCTACAATGAACTGAGAATGAATCCTCATTTAGAAGAGCCCTGAACTACCAATGGAACACAATGCCACAGAGTGATGATAGAAATAGATGGAAATAGTTACTCCTGAATATGCTGGCTCCAACAGGGTGTCCCCACAACTGCTGAGAGCAGAACTGCCTTTCTCTCCTGTGTTCCATGTCTTgagcaaaatgagaaatgtaCTTTATTGTGGAATTAACACCAGTTTGTGATATTAACACTGCCTCTGCAAGATTTAATAACATATAAAACTCACTGTTGCAATGTCTAAATGCATTTCCTCAGAAGCATAAAAACCCCTTTAGCAACCAAGTGCAGCACAGTGTTGTATATTCTACCCCTACGTGGCCTGCTACGTAGCTCCTCTCTCTCAAAGCAGCTGTAAATACTTACATATAGGCTGAGAGAATTGGCATTGTTCAGCGTGGAAAAGAGAAGCTTCAGGGTGGCCTaactgcagcctttcagtacctgaGGGAGCCTACGAGAAAGACtgagagactatttacaagggcctggagtggcagcacaaggggcaatggcttcaaaCTCACAGGATGTAGGTTCAgggatttgaaaaaaattcttccctgtgaagggtgctgaggcactggaacagattgtccagagaagctAACATTTTTACGTGTATTTGCACTGTTTAACATAAGCTATCTGTTATGGGAACGGACCAAGGTATTTTCCCTTGCAGCGATTAACATGCTAAAACTCCGGGGAGAGGAAAACCCCGCGTTTCACCGCTCGCACCTGCATCACCGCTCCCCAGAGATGTGGTTAGCGACCACCAGGCACCTAAGCCACGAGAGAGAAGCCAGGCGAGGCTTGTTGAGACACCCTCGGGAGCACGGCGGTCCTTACCGTTGAAGAAGTCGGCGTGCACCGCTTTCTCGTTGGCGGCCAGATCCATCAGCAGCCCCGTGCTTCCCCCTGCCTGCGAAAGCAGCCGCTGAGCGCCTCCGCACCGCGGCGCCACAGCCGCGGCACCGGAGCACCCGCCTCACCTCATCCAGGTCCACGTAAGGGCCGGCCCCCTCCGGGAACATCTCGTCCACCGCCGGCTTCATGGCGGCCCCTCCGCGCCGTCACTTCCGCCGCCGCGGCGGAGCCGTGCCCAATGGCCGCCCCCGAGAGGGGCCGCGCCGTCGCCATGGCGACCAGCAACGGAGGCTGCCATCTTGCTCACCTCGCCCCTGTCGCCATGGCGACCAGCAATGGAGGCCGCCATCTTGCTCACCTCGCCCCTGTCGCCATGGCGACCAGCAATGGAGGCCGCCATCTTGCTCACCCCGCCCCTGTCGCCATGGCGACCAGCAATGGAGGCCGCCATCTTGCTCACCCCGCCCCTGTCGTCATGGCGACCAGCAGTGGAGGCCGCCATCTTGCTCACCCCGCCCCTGTCGCCATGGCGACCAGCAATGGAGGCCGCCATCTTGCTCCCCACGCCCCGTCGCCATGGCGACAGCAGGCCCTGCGCCCCTTCAGGCCTCAGTGAGGCACCAGCTTGCAAACGAGGTGGGTGTGACTGATACCGGTGGCCTCTCCAGCCCCCAAACTGGGCGCACTGGTTGAATAACTCCTGTACACACATAACTCCTCTGCACAGAGAGCAGTCTCCCAAGATGAAGCTGAGAGCATcacctgtaaaaaaaaaaatctcccaaagcTATGCAGCAGAATGAACAAGTTTATTGTGTCACACAGAAGCATAAATTGTAAAAAAGGGATTAATTTAAAGCCTGAAATGCTGCATGTGGCTACAGTGTCACTTAGTGGCTGAGGCACAGTGCAGGTGTGTTTGCTGGCAGTCAGGTGTTCACTCAAACACCTTTacaagaaaaggtaaaaaagagACTCACTGAAGCCATAAAATGCTGCACATGACCGTGGTGTCACAAAGCAGGTGAAGGCAGCCCAGGTGTGTTCAGTGACAGGCAGGTGCTCACCCAAACAccggggcagcagctctggcaaaGCTGAGCGAGGCACTCAGTTCTCGTGGTCGCGCACGTGGTAGCCAAGGTGGCTCCCAAAAGGGAACTGGGCAAAGAAGGCTCTGGCCATGTCATTGATCCTGTTGTAGGCTCCCACGGTCCGGAAATATTCCACATAGGACCAGAAATCATTGGATGAGAAGGGCCAGTAGGGCAAGGCTGCAGCTTCCCCGTAGAGAtctaaaaaacccaaccaaaataaaatattgcagaTTACTATAATATGAAGTGCTTTTGTTGAGAGGTTGGGCTTGGAGCCACCGTGGTTTGGGGTTGTGGGTTCCCTTAGGGGGCTGGTGTCCTCCTctggcaggagagaggcaaGGAGAACCATTGACCCCCCTCCATGACCCACTCTACAGAAAATTGAGCCAGTATTCCCTGCTCCAGATGCACCAGGAGTGACAGAGTGGGGCAAGATGGGGAGCAGGAATGAAGGGACACATCCACATTTACACCAATTCAAGAATTCATCAGGCTGGTTTAATTTCTAGAAGGCTGCTGGTTATTTCAAAGCAAGGAGCGATTGCAATTGAAAGCCGTTTTCCCTCATTCCCATAATTTGCTTTGCCTGATATAAAAGTATAAGGAATAAGGCACCACCCTCTATGGCTTGCCCCTGCAGCTGAGCACGCTGCCCACAGGACTCCCAGGGACTGGGGCCATACTTCCCTGATACTGCCTgggactgcagagctgtgcctctCCTCAGGGACAGTGGGAAACGAGCTgtggggatggagaggaaagGCTTTGCCACTTGGGAGACAGCTGCTGCATTTGGGCCTGCTCTAGCAGTACCAGAATGTGATAGAATCATTGAAACAAGATTTACaattcagcagcaaaacaaaaccagttctgAAAATGCAGGAACCGACCACCCTTGGGCCCAAATGTGGGCAAACAGAGAAGCAGATATGAAATGTAAACAGCAGCTGAGAGCACAGTCACAAATGTCTTTCTGTGCAGTGAAGCtaaacacagtattttattttgatatgaAGCCCATTTAGATGAATGAAAGTCTTTCCACTCAGCTTGGGGCCAGGGTCTTTAGTAGGAATTAAGAGCCTTCAACAGTCCTGTTGTCAGACTTGGATTTTACAGAGTGAAGTTTGCAGCGTGCAGGCACAGATGGCACATAACAAACCAAATGAACCAGCCAAATGCTCCTCTCCAGTCTGCAGAGGAGAACTCACTGTTTATACCAGCTGACTTCAGATTCACTTTGCAGGCTGCTGCTTGACCcagtgtgaaagaaaacaataattgCTGGTAATGAGAGCAACGGGACATAGCCTGAACAGGGTTCTAATTCTAGATTGATACAGGCTCTCCTGACTCTTGCAAAAGTATTTGCTGTACACAAACACAgataacatattaaaaatattttagagatcatattttaaaaatatttatttctaaaggaATAGGATGGAGCATGGGGGGGGGAAGGTTTGAATGATAAGTAATCATATTAGACCTTACtgtgtatttgttttgttgATATCTGTTATAATAATTTCTGCATATTTGTGcactggaggtgctgctggctaTCCTCTGGTTAACTGAGATATACACCAGCAATGGCAGTACTTGGTTATTGGAGATACTTCTCTGCAACTTTGTTTTCAGACAGAATTCTGAATAAGTGGTTAAATGATAGAATCAACAGTAAGCCAGTGTAAACATCATTAGGGtgttgaggatttttttaattaaaggtaAACACTAATCCAATGGACTAATCACACAAAGTGACATGAACCACAGGGTAGCTGTGTTAAGGGATTTATTCCAACATTTCTGCAATTGGATTTGTGGCAATTTGtaaattttaagctttttgtCATGAAAGCTGGTATCTCTTGCCAAAAAGCAGATACACATACAGCATTATTGTTCAGGACAGACAAAATTCTCAGATGTCCTATACATTTATAAGTCTGGTGCATTCCAGTTAGGATTTTGCACAACAGAATTAGTGACTTGACTGTAATCCCTTTTAAGACTGGATATTAGCTCTATTATTATACATTAATATGTCACCaccttttaataaattttaaaggaatttttttaattcactatTCTTTTTCCACCAGAACTAATTGAAAGCTTTTCCATAGTCCACTGAGGTTTATAAGCATTCCTGCCAAAGGCATTGCTGAGCATCAAGTCTGGGAGTTACAAATTACTTTCCTAATTATCAGTgacacaaaggaaataaaaacacattagGAATTACCATCTCCATCCTGGATGGATTGGGCATCTGTAAGTAAAGAGGAAACACATCAGTACCAGCTCCTGCACAGAAAGACTTTCTGTTAACCAAACATTTTCCATGTATAACTAGAATCTCATAAGTTCTTCAATGCCCACATAGGATCCTCAGTGTAGCCAAAAGATGTTTGTTTCTTGAACAGCAGAGCAAGGAGTCCCCCATTTGCAATCAGTCATGGCTATGAACCAACTTAGTCTGGCTGTTAGTCAGAACTCACAGCCTGAACAGTTGGGATTAAAATGTCAGCAATACCAAATAGAATTATTAAAgaataattattatataattacTAAATACTGTATTTAGAACAAAATACTTCTGGTGgcttgaaaaaataaacaagaataaATTCAGTAGTAATCTTACCTGTTAGAATATCCATCagcatacagaagaaaaataagccaGTAAATGTCATCTTGTCTGCAAGAAACTGCTCGTGTTTTTGAAAAGTAATCTGCACAATTGAGGAGTATTACAAGATAATAATCACACAAACTCtattatttcttgttttaatagAAGAATACATTCCAAAATAGATTCTAGTTACTAATTTAGGCATCAAAAATCCAATCATATTTCTTATGGCTTCTGAAGTGCAACGCAGAGCATTAAAAGACTGTCAGTCCTGAAATGTGTATtgatattttggttttagatGGCATAAATCCAAAAGGTGCCTCTGAACTGACATGAAATCAAGTGTCTTTGGAAATGTTTGATTTTGTGgttaatttcatttcactttggAAATtacctctctctttctcttcttttcttcttgcagcTCTGAGTCAGCTACAAAACTCCAAAAGGATTTCTATTGCTGTAAAATAGCAGTGCTTTGTAAGGAAGGGCAGGGGGGAAACGTCACTGAGTTACTACACCAATCGGATTTTGTCTTCTTCAGGTATTTTAACTGCTCACATTTGCATTATATTTCAGCACTGCCCATGGAAGAGACAGTGGACAGTTTCTGAAAGGAAATCAGAATTAACTTTGGCAATAACACTTGGAAtatagagggggaaaaaatccagaagCAAATTCAGTGATTATTACAGTTGCTGCCctcctgattttctttctgcCCCTTTAGACAAATAGATTCTTAAGAATATTAGCTGAGCAAATTGCTAATAGGATATTGAGTTCTCTCTCCAGCTCAGTCATAAACCCCAGAAATACTTGACGGTGCTTTATGTTCTTACTTATGATCCTTAAAATCTAGACCATAGAATGTACCAGGCAGCAAGTGCCCACTAAAATCAATTGGGTTACAGTAAGTAAAGAAGGAGGTCCCTGAGGACCCTGTGGTCCATGCTGATGGTGCTGGTGCCTTCAGGGAGTCGATACAGTGcattgaaatgcattttcacaTTATACCCATTTCCTGGAAAGATTCCTCTCCCACACCAAGCAAGTGCTTtgggctgcagcctgtgcagggtGCTGTATGGATCCAGCACTCTGAGAAGTCTGAAGGGGAGACACGGTTTGGAGAATATTCAATTGTCACGTACATCTTGATTGATTTTCATCTAGCACAAAACCCCTGATGGCAGCAGGTGTGGTCAGGGACCAAGGTGCAGCAGAAAGTGTTCTGTGACTCCTGGGCAAATTGGGGATCTCCATGCTTCTTGAAGATGTGGCAGTTCAGGTCATCTGGCCAAACCTTCAGCTATTTCCAGACGGCTCCTCTCTTGAGAGGAGCTACTGAGATGCCAATGCAGAGCTCACTGTGCATGTTCATGCTGTGAGATTTGACTGTACACATGCTGATCTGAGCTGCACTCTCTTGCTGGGCATTTTCAGTTGCCTTTATGGTCTACAAAAGCATTTCTCTGTGTCAGTTCTAGACACCTGCATTTCCCATCTGCGTGTGTAGCTCCTGACATCAGTGCCTttgtgtggcaagcacatttctctctctctcaggattttttattgaggtgcacagagagaaatgaaagagaaaacaatttctatttctgctccatgtttttctcttgtggaatgtgtttggagaattgtttacctggagtgagctcttggttggatcatggtggattgtttgggcctgagagccaatcggatccatctgtgtctgggctctggagaacagggtcacgagttgggagttagttagatatgatagttagagaaagtagcatgtagtatttagtatcctattttatatagcatattaatgtattataacataattataataaagcaatcatttagccttctgaaatggagttagacatcatcattcttcccattgggtttgccgacatctacaacaccTTTGCTGTACCACATCCACCCATCTGCCACAAGAGCACAGGGGAAATCTGTGCACTCACTAAGTCCTGGAGCAGAGAGAGCCAGGTGAGTGGCCTTGCAGGAGGACCCAGCTTGGCTGGAGTTTGCTCCTATCTATACACAGAGTTAGATAGTTTTGCCAAGAATTAATTCAAGATGTTCtgaataaggggaaaaaagggtcCTTTGTAGCACACTAGTCTGTGCCAAGTCTTGTGGAgggtgaaaagaaaaatattatgaaagCAGAATGTATTGCATCTTTGAAAGGCCTTAATCCTCCTGCTCAATATGTATTTCCTAGGTCTGTAGGAGGGCTCCCTACATAAGCCATGTTCTTGCAGCACCTCGGCCCACTcacctgggctgcagcagctgtgggtgggAAAAGGCACTTTCTTGGAGTCCTGTGCTGCATCCATGTACCTGGGTGCaccaccagcactgcctgcagagccaggctttCCCTTTCACTGCCCAGTCTGCATATCCTGTTCCAATAACAAACCAGACGCACTGAGGTGTGTTGATACACACACAAAACAGTCATCAGCTGTAATTGAATAATTGCCATAAAGCTATTTTTATGTACATCCATCAGTAGCTTTTTGTTTTGACTGGTAATAAACCAGATGTAGTTCCAAGTGGGAGGTGAGATAATGTGTTTTGGATGATGACAAAGGAGAATAATGATGCTCCTGATGCAGCcacatcctgctgctctcctcctgaGGTATTAACGGCACTGTAGCAGCAGGGCATCCAGGATACCCTTCCTGCATTAGGCCTAAGCTCATCCAAGGCACC is part of the Vidua chalybeata isolate OUT-0048 chromosome 10, bVidCha1 merged haplotype, whole genome shotgun sequence genome and harbors:
- the COPS9 gene encoding COP9 signalosome complex subunit 9; this translates as MKPAVDEMFPEGAGPYVDLDEAGGSTGLLMDLAANEKAVHADFFNDFEDLFDDDDIQ
- the OTOS gene encoding otospiralin isoform X2, whose amino-acid sequence is MTFTGLFFFCMLMDILTDAQSIQDGDDLYGEAAALPYWPFSSNDFWSYVEYFRTVGAYNRINDMARAFFAQFPFGSHLGYHVRDHEN
- the OTOS gene encoding otospiralin isoform X1 — protein: MGREVWDAPPCTCCPDQENQSTDAQSIQDGDDLYGEAAALPYWPFSSNDFWSYVEYFRTVGAYNRINDMARAFFAQFPFGSHLGYHVRDHEN